In the Malania oleifera isolate guangnan ecotype guangnan chromosome 1, ASM2987363v1, whole genome shotgun sequence genome, one interval contains:
- the LOC131168041 gene encoding sufE-like protein 1, chloroplastic/mitochondrial, translating to MSISSSFRLISLKIPYSLHCSNLPISKILISCTPPIPPKLSLFRSVSIQRLPTKRPSSSSSSLSSSSSYVSLQPIEELPPKLQDIVKLFQAVQEPKAKYEQLLFYGKTLAPLDTQFKTTENKVQGCVSQVWVRAYLDEEKNVRYEADSDSVLTKGLAALLVQGLSGRPVEEIVRVSPDFVVLLGLQQSLTPSRNNGFLNMLKLMQKKALQLYVDAEKVADLVGEGGEKNTIASSNLVSGGGDLSSGVSSNSSSNFSIGGGDLRNRASLERGSYSSSKPGTKDLSLNSGMQLGKRGHRIKERLERELSPIELQVEDISYQHAGHAGVRGSEGETHFNLKVVSEEFEGKSLVKRHRMVYNLLQEELQCGLHALSIVAKTPSEVNGG from the coding sequence ATGTCGATTTCGTCTTCGTTTCGATTAATCTCACTTAAAATCCCATACTCTCTCCATTGCTCCAATCTCCCCATCTCCAAAATCTTAATTTCATGTACACCTCCAATTCCCCCGAAGCTCTCACTGTTCAGATCAGTCTCAATCCAAAGACTACCCACTAAACGCCCTTCATCCTCATCATCATCGTTATCATCTTCCTCTTCCTATGTTTCTCTACAACCCATTGAAGAACTCCCGCCAAAGCTACAAGATATCGTGAAGCTCTTCCAAGCCGTGCAGGAGCCGAAGGCTAAATACGAACAGCTCTTGTTCTACGGCAAAACCCTAGCTCCTCTTGATACCCAGTTCAAAACAACTGAGAATAAGGTTCAGGGGTGTGTTTCTCAGGTCTGGGTCAGGGCATACCTTGATGAGGAGAAGAATGTTCGATACGAAGCCGATTCGGACTCGGTGCTCACAAAGGGACTCGCCGCCCTTCTCGTTCAGGGGCTTTCAGGTCGGCCTGTGGAGGAAATTGTGCGGGTTTCGCCGGATTTCGTAGTCTTGCTTGGGCTTCAACAGAGTTTAACGCCTTCTAGGAATAATGGTTTCTTGAATATGTTAAAGTTAATGCAGAAGAAGGCGTTGCAGCTTTATGTGGATGCTGAGAAGGTTGCTGATTTGGTCGGTGAAGGTGGGGAGAAAAACACGATTGCGAGCTCAAATTTGGTTAGTGGTGGTGGGGATTTGAGCAGTGGAGTGAGTTCGAATTCTAGCTCAAATTTTAGTATTGGTGGTGGGGATTTAAGGAATAGAGCCAGTTTGGAACGGGGTTCATATTCGAGCTCAAAACCAGGTACTAAGGATTTGAGTTTGAATTCAGGGATGCAGCTGGGGAAGAGAGGGCATCGAATTAAGGAGAGGTTGGAGAGAGAGCTTAGTCCTATTGAATTGCAAGTTGAAGATATTTCTTATCAGCATGCAGGGCATGCGGGTGTTAGGGGCAGTGAGGGCGAGACACATTTTAATCTCAAAGTCGTTTCAGAAGAGTTTGAAGGGAAGAGTCTGGTCAAGAGGCATAGGATGGTTTACAACTTGTTGCAGGAGGAGTTACAGTGTGGGCTACATGCATTGTCAATTGTTGCAAAGACACCTTCTGAAGTTAATGGTGGATGA